DNA from Rubripirellula lacrimiformis:
GAATCCGACGCCTGTTGGGCACGCACAAAGGTCGGGTCGACGGTGTCGGTCAGCGAGGTCGAAAACTTTGCTGCTGCGTCGTCGATCGTCGTTAGCGTTGGATCTAACTTTTCTTGGATCAATCGAACCGATTCGGTGACCGATTCGACTTCTCGTGACATCCGTTCCAAGCGGTCGTCTTCACTGCGGAACGCGGTGATGGGTTGCCCAGGCGATAGCGGGACCAGGGGACCAGCGTTTGAACGTGGCCGGCGAATGTTCAGCACCGGTGTTCCGACGCCATACTTTCGCGCCGGGACGATCACCGAGTCTTCGAAGATCTGGTCGCTCTTGCCTGGATCGATGCTAAGTTCCACGCGAACACGGTCGGTGTCCTCGACGTAGCGGATGTTGTCGACCTGGCCTGCAAGCTGGCCTAGGATCATCACTTCGATGCCGGGATGCAGGTCTTGGATCTGTTCTTGCGAAATTTCAAACCAAAATGGTTTTCGTTCGACGAAGTAGTCGCTGGCCCGCAGCAGCAATAACGCCAACACGATCAGGAACAGCAACAATACCAACAAGAACGCGCCGACGATCTGATTGGTGTACCGCAATCGATAGGGTTCGTTCATCGTTGCCCTCCCAAACCGATTGTCGTGATGTCCGTGATGGGTTCCAATTTGCCGCCACTAAGACGGAAGTGTTGAACCGGATCGGTGAAGCTGCCGTTGGCGTCGGTTGGATTGCCCGCAAACCACAACACCGCCGTGCCGCGGTCACGCAGTTCGTTGACGGATTCGGCCAATCGGCTTAGCCAGATCGTTGGTACCGAACGCATCGGCCGTTCCAACAGCAACAGGGCAGGGGATCCGATCAAGGCGCGTACCCACTGGAACATTTGCAGTCGCACCGATTCCACGAAGGCCGGCCGCTGACGTGATCGACCGTCCAACGAGAATCGATCCGCCCAGTGTTCGATTTCTGATTGTGTGACGTCCGGGTCACGGCCTTGATGGTCGCTGGCAAGCGAAAGGTTCTCGGACACGTTCAAGTTGGCAATCCAACCTTGGTCTTCAAAGACTCGGCCGATGCTGGCACGCATCTTGAAATGACGGTCATAGTCTGTGCCCAGCCAATCCGATTCGCGAAACAGTACCTTGCCGTGAAGCGGGAATTGCAGGCCCTGGATCATCGACGCAGCGGCTCGCAGTCGCAGTGATCGATCGGGATGCACCATGACCATTTGGCCTTCGCGAATCAGCAGGTTGGCGTTGCGAAGCACATGGCGATGTTCGGACATGCTGCCAAAGGTGACGTCGCAGAGTTCTAGAACCTTCGGCGGCGGCGGCGGCGGATCCGCAACCGGCGGCGGTGGGTTGGATGTGCTGTTCATGGGGGCGACCTATAAAATCTTGAAGACAAGCAGACGGCCATAGATCAACACCGAAAGCACTGCGGAAACGGCGAACACCGCGGTCAATGCGCGAATCCCACTGCGGCTGGATACCCTGGGCACGTCCGTCATCGTTCCCCGTACATTCAACCCGTCAATGCAGCAGATCGCGCCGGCAAAGGCGCCCGCGATGATCGTCTTGGGCACAAAGAACAGCAGGTCCAGTGAATGGAACTGGCTGACGATCAGGTCTAGAAAGGTCGTCCACGATACACGGATGGCACCCATCACCCAGCCGATCACATAGCCGGTCACCACCATCGATGTGGCGATGATGATCGCCAAACAAAACACGCTGATCACAACACTTAAAATGCGTGGCATCACCAAACACGTCATCGGATCGAGCCCCTGTGCGTCCATGACCTCGACCTCGCCGCCAACCACCATCGTGGCTAGTTCGGTCGAGATCGCGATGCAGCTGCGGCCGATCACCACCAAACAGGCAAGCAGCGGCGCGATCTCGCGAACAATGGCCTTCCACAAGATCGGTGCGATGATCTCGGTCGTGACCCCCAACGCGTCAATCCACATCGCGGCCTGCACGATCACCAACACGCCCACCGCGGCGCCAAAGCGAACGCCAACCGAACTGGCGTCGACACAGGTGAACAGCAACTGTCTGCCGAACACCGATCGAACCGGGCGAGTCCAGGATGCGGGACGCAGGGCCAATTTGCCCGTTGCCCAAAGGATCGCCAAGATCGATGCGATGGTGGCGACGCGACCGATGAACTGGTCGCCGACGAAACCTGCCGCACGGGTCAGAGAGCGAAAGATCAGCCACGAAG
Protein-coding regions in this window:
- a CDS encoding MlaD family protein; amino-acid sequence: MNEPYRLRYTNQIVGAFLLVLLLFLIVLALLLLRASDYFVERKPFWFEISQEQIQDLHPGIEVMILGQLAGQVDNIRYVEDTDRVRVELSIDPGKSDQIFEDSVIVPARKYGVGTPVLNIRRPRSNAGPLVPLSPGQPITAFRSEDDRLERMSREVESVTESVRLIQEKLDPTLTTIDDAAAKFSTSLTDTVDPTFVRAQQASDSFLQTNERLRPEASETLRLLRQATESMQAQMTTLTKKIETLVDEDMRTTLAKVRQSTDEVSAAAKTANQTSSDVGVDIAETLEQLQQASEQVRQLAIESRQVVQIVRGEAEELPGTTARVNDTVNETQDLVGEIRGHWLLRRSSQRPTSTQQVSPSTVRGGFAR
- a CDS encoding P-loop NTPase family protein; the encoded protein is MNSTSNPPPPVADPPPPPPKVLELCDVTFGSMSEHRHVLRNANLLIREGQMVMVHPDRSLRLRAAASMIQGLQFPLHGKVLFRESDWLGTDYDRHFKMRASIGRVFEDQGWIANLNVSENLSLASDHQGRDPDVTQSEIEHWADRFSLDGRSRQRPAFVESVRLQMFQWVRALIGSPALLLLERPMRSVPTIWLSRLAESVNELRDRGTAVLWFAGNPTDANGSFTDPVQHFRLSGGKLEPITDITTIGLGGQR
- a CDS encoding ABC transporter permease, whose product is MSTSDASSTAASWLIFRSLTRAAGFVGDQFIGRVATIASILAILWATGKLALRPASWTRPVRSVFGRQLLFTCVDASSVGVRFGAAVGVLVIVQAAMWIDALGVTTEIIAPILWKAIVREIAPLLACLVVIGRSCIAISTELATMVVGGEVEVMDAQGLDPMTCLVMPRILSVVISVFCLAIIIATSMVVTGYVIGWVMGAIRVSWTTFLDLIVSQFHSLDLLFFVPKTIIAGAFAGAICCIDGLNVRGTMTDVPRVSSRSGIRALTAVFAVSAVLSVLIYGRLLVFKIL